A window from Halomicrobium urmianum encodes these proteins:
- a CDS encoding Gfo/Idh/MocA family protein — MTLDVGMLGYRFMGKAHSNALDRLPMFFPDAPETNRDVIVGRDEDALAEAAETLGFDRTATDWRDVVDEVDVFYNLAPNHVHPEPSVAALDAGTPVFCEKPLAPTLAAAEEMAAAAADAAVPAGVAFNYRFVPALRYARNLIQAGELGEIHHFRGRYRQDWLVDPEAPWSWRNDEEMAGSGALGDLGAHTIDLARFLIGDVVGDVDRVSGHLRTFVEERPVDSGGGSLESDGADAAETRAVTVDDAYSALAEFENGATGTFEATRFANGYKNDHAIEIEGSQGSLRFDLERLNELEVRLDGNRGFETILVTDADDPYVEHWWPPGHVLGWEHLFVHENYEFLSAIAEGSTYEPNFGDGVAVQRVLAAIDRSDEIGEWVSVE, encoded by the coding sequence ATGACGCTCGACGTCGGAATGCTCGGATACCGGTTCATGGGGAAGGCTCACTCGAACGCGCTCGACCGCCTCCCCATGTTCTTCCCCGACGCCCCGGAGACCAACCGAGACGTCATCGTCGGTCGGGACGAGGACGCGCTCGCCGAGGCCGCGGAGACGCTCGGGTTCGATCGGACCGCCACGGACTGGCGGGACGTCGTCGACGAGGTGGACGTCTTCTACAACCTCGCGCCGAACCACGTCCATCCGGAGCCCTCCGTCGCGGCGCTGGACGCCGGAACGCCCGTCTTCTGCGAGAAGCCGCTCGCACCTACCCTGGCGGCTGCCGAGGAGATGGCGGCGGCGGCCGCCGACGCGGCCGTCCCCGCGGGCGTCGCGTTCAACTATCGGTTCGTGCCTGCACTGCGGTACGCACGGAACCTGATCCAGGCGGGCGAGCTCGGGGAGATCCATCACTTCCGCGGGCGGTACCGCCAGGACTGGCTCGTCGACCCCGAGGCCCCCTGGAGCTGGCGCAACGACGAGGAGATGGCCGGCAGCGGCGCGCTGGGCGACCTCGGCGCACACACGATCGACCTGGCGCGATTCCTGATCGGTGACGTGGTCGGTGACGTCGACCGCGTGAGCGGCCACCTCCGGACGTTCGTCGAGGAGCGACCGGTCGACTCCGGGGGTGGCAGCCTGGAGAGCGACGGGGCCGACGCCGCCGAAACGCGGGCGGTGACGGTCGACGACGCGTACAGCGCGCTCGCGGAGTTCGAGAACGGTGCCACGGGGACCTTCGAGGCCACCAGGTTCGCGAACGGCTACAAGAACGATCACGCCATCGAGATAGAGGGTTCGCAGGGGAGCCTCCGGTTCGACCTCGAACGGCTCAACGAGCTCGAGGTGCGGCTGGACGGTAACCGGGGCTTCGAGACGATTCTCGTGACGGACGCCGACGACCCGTACGTCGAGCACTGGTGGCCGCCGGGTCACGTCCTCGGCTGGGAACACCTGTTCGTCCACGAGAACTACGAGTTCCTCTCGGCTATCGCCGAGGGGTCGACGTACGAACCCAACTTCGGCGACGGGGTAGCCGTCCAGCGCGTCCTCGCGGCGATCGACCGGAGCGACGAGATCGGCGAGTGGGTCTCCGTCGAGTAG
- a CDS encoding sugar phosphate isomerase/epimerase family protein, with amino-acid sequence MPQKATDRSERSETKSLDVNRREVLQGIGAAGMAATFAAGAASGQTDSWQSQAGAAEETSDDIPTSTQFYSYRDTGLSPAELVHEAADVGYDAFETYRVGAGTDVDPILQAANDTGLEMSSAHISLSEIENNTQAMIDTFSQFGDPILIDPGVAPDGGWGNESAVIDLAERFNAAADLLSDTELALGHHNHDAEFAQIGDTTGYDVFAENLEDQVQIQLDVGWVLVGGADPIRFIADHPENVRTLHMKNMTVDPEAFTEFHEGDVNMRAVANTIRNAGNPEYLVFEHDEPENPLESMQLGAEGLEKVNQPWHPGGICAVDADTHPAKLHNPA; translated from the coding sequence ATGCCCCAGAAGGCTACCGACCGGAGTGAGAGAAGTGAAACCAAAAGCCTGGACGTGAACCGGCGAGAAGTACTCCAGGGCATCGGAGCAGCCGGTATGGCGGCGACGTTCGCCGCCGGAGCGGCCAGCGGACAGACGGACTCCTGGCAATCCCAGGCCGGTGCGGCGGAGGAGACGTCGGACGACATCCCGACCTCCACGCAGTTCTACTCGTACCGGGACACGGGCCTCTCGCCCGCAGAACTGGTTCACGAAGCCGCAGACGTCGGCTACGACGCGTTCGAAACCTATCGGGTCGGCGCCGGGACTGACGTGGATCCGATCCTCCAGGCGGCGAACGACACCGGTCTGGAGATGAGTAGCGCGCACATCAGTCTCAGTGAGATCGAAAACAACACCCAGGCGATGATCGATACGTTCTCGCAGTTCGGAGATCCCATCCTCATCGATCCGGGTGTGGCCCCCGACGGCGGTTGGGGCAACGAATCGGCGGTCATCGACCTGGCCGAGCGATTCAACGCCGCGGCCGATCTGCTCTCCGATACCGAGCTCGCGCTCGGCCACCACAACCACGACGCCGAGTTCGCGCAGATCGGCGACACGACCGGGTACGACGTCTTCGCCGAGAACCTCGAGGACCAGGTCCAGATCCAGCTCGACGTCGGCTGGGTCCTCGTCGGCGGGGCCGACCCGATCCGCTTCATCGCAGACCACCCGGAGAACGTCCGGACGCTGCACATGAAGAACATGACCGTCGATCCGGAGGCGTTTACCGAGTTCCACGAAGGCGACGTCAACATGCGTGCGGTCGCGAACACCATCCGAAACGCGGGTAATCCAGAGTACCTCGTATTCGAACACGACGAGCCCGAGAATCCCCTCGAGTCCATGCAGCTCGGTGCTGAGGG